The proteins below are encoded in one region of Microbispora sp. NBC_01189:
- a CDS encoding sensor histidine kinase, whose product MRVSILSPSRADVAIAAVVTVMTVTPVLVPYRQPWWAVALAALMSVPVLWRRRAILSVGAVVGCATTVLAIAVKPLPHSGALVLLLPYGVLVCTYTFAAADLSRARRAGGVAGLAAGVAVSLVVPQENLETYRYVLTAIVAAYALGVGARARRAGRDAEREREARVREERAAAVARERTRIARDMHDIVTHSVGLMVIQAETGPLVMRDHPEKAEAVFEAIAAAGRDAIGQLRLILGALRGGEGHGGPAPARAPHPGLDALPGLLDNARRAGLDVSADVRGEPRRLPSGVDVAAYRIIQEALTNTIRHAGASTVRVGVRWSGDTLDVEVADDGRGGRELREGHGMIGMRERVTACGGRLTVRPGDPGLTVTATLPIG is encoded by the coding sequence ATGCGGGTGAGCATCCTGAGTCCGTCAAGGGCCGACGTCGCGATCGCCGCCGTCGTCACCGTGATGACGGTGACCCCCGTCCTGGTTCCGTACCGGCAGCCGTGGTGGGCCGTGGCGCTCGCCGCCCTGATGTCGGTGCCCGTGCTGTGGCGGCGCCGCGCCATTCTCTCCGTCGGTGCGGTCGTGGGCTGCGCCACGACGGTCCTGGCGATCGCGGTGAAGCCGCTGCCGCACTCCGGGGCTCTGGTGCTGTTGCTGCCGTACGGCGTGCTCGTGTGCACCTACACGTTCGCGGCGGCGGACCTCTCCCGGGCACGGCGCGCCGGGGGCGTCGCGGGTCTCGCCGCCGGCGTGGCCGTGTCGCTCGTCGTCCCGCAGGAGAATCTGGAGACCTACCGTTACGTCCTCACCGCGATCGTCGCCGCGTACGCCCTTGGTGTGGGCGCACGGGCCCGGCGGGCCGGCCGGGACGCCGAACGGGAGCGCGAAGCCCGCGTCCGCGAGGAACGTGCCGCCGCGGTCGCCCGCGAACGCACCCGGATCGCCCGCGACATGCACGACATCGTGACCCACTCGGTCGGCCTCATGGTGATCCAGGCGGAGACCGGCCCTCTGGTGATGCGCGATCACCCGGAGAAGGCCGAGGCGGTCTTCGAGGCGATCGCGGCGGCGGGGCGGGACGCGATCGGCCAGCTCCGCCTGATCCTCGGCGCGCTGCGCGGAGGCGAGGGGCACGGTGGTCCGGCTCCGGCCCGGGCGCCGCACCCCGGGCTCGACGCCCTGCCCGGCCTGCTGGACAACGCCCGCCGGGCGGGCCTGGACGTCTCCGCCGACGTGCGGGGCGAGCCGCGGCGTCTTCCCTCGGGCGTGGACGTCGCCGCGTACCGGATCATCCAGGAGGCGCTGACCAACACGATCCGGCATGCCGGCGCGAGCACGGTCCGCGTTGGCGTCCGCTGGTCCGGTGACACCCTGGATGTCGAGGTCGCCGACGACGGCCGGGGCGGGCGGGAGCTACGGGAAGGACACGGCATGATCGGGATGCGGGAGCGGGTCACGGCGTGCGGCGGCCGGCTCACCGTCCGGCCGGGGGACCCGGGTCTCACCGTCACCGCGACCCTGCCGATCGGCTGA
- a CDS encoding response regulator transcription factor, which translates to MLRVLVADDQDLFRGGFAMILGAHDDIAVVGEAADGAEAVAKAVELEPDVVLMDIRMPGVDGVEATARVCRRTGAKVLVLTMYDADEYVYDALRAGASGFLLKDVRRDDLVRAVRLVAAGESLLAPAITRRLVAEFVGRGRARPRLRRRLGELTDRETDTLRLLARGRSNAEIAADLVVSEHTVKSHVSNLLTKLDLRDRAQAVVFAYESGLVVAGDQEMSRGDRR; encoded by the coding sequence ATGCTGCGCGTGCTCGTCGCCGACGACCAGGACCTGTTCCGCGGCGGCTTCGCGATGATCCTCGGCGCCCATGACGACATCGCCGTGGTCGGCGAGGCGGCCGACGGCGCCGAGGCCGTCGCGAAGGCGGTCGAACTGGAGCCGGACGTGGTGCTCATGGACATCCGGATGCCCGGCGTGGACGGCGTCGAGGCCACCGCGCGGGTGTGTCGCAGGACCGGCGCGAAGGTGCTGGTCCTGACGATGTACGACGCCGACGAGTACGTCTACGACGCCCTGCGCGCCGGGGCCAGTGGTTTCCTGCTCAAGGACGTACGCCGGGACGACCTCGTGCGCGCCGTCCGCCTGGTGGCCGCGGGGGAGTCGCTGCTGGCTCCGGCGATCACCCGGCGCCTGGTCGCCGAGTTCGTCGGGCGTGGACGTGCCCGGCCCCGGCTGCGGCGGCGACTCGGTGAGCTCACGGACCGGGAGACGGACACGCTGCGGCTGCTCGCCCGGGGCCGGTCCAACGCCGAGATCGCCGCGGATCTGGTGGTCTCCGAGCACACGGTCAAAAGTCACGTGAGCAACCTGCTCACGAAACTGGACCTGCGCGACCGCGCCCAGGCCGTCGTCTTCGCGTACGAATCCGGCCTGGTCGTCGCCGGCGACCAGGAGATGTCCCGCGGCGACCGGCGCTGA
- a CDS encoding helix-turn-helix transcriptional regulator — protein sequence MRASRLLSLLLLLQTRDRVTAADLAEELEVSVRTVYRDVEALSAAGVPVYADRGPLGGYRLLDGYRTRLNGLTAEEASSLFLAGLPGPAAELGLGEFAAAAELKLLAALPPGPRSHAARMRERFHLDVPGWYRSTDEAPFLTEVAQAVWEERTLRTRYRRWGPAEVERLLHPYGLVLKGGSWYLAAACSGTVRTYRVSRMIEAEVLGERFERPPDFDLAQFWRGFAEEFAARMYTAEAVVRLAPGGEDLFRYTLGGDVADKALANGHSEPGGWTRLTVPIESPTHARWLLLRLGTLVEVLEPPGLRALMAEAVADLSRLYGTEQEPGTAG from the coding sequence ATGCGTGCCAGCCGGTTGCTGTCCCTGCTCCTGTTACTGCAAACCCGCGACAGGGTGACCGCCGCCGACCTCGCCGAAGAGCTCGAAGTGTCGGTCCGGACCGTCTACCGGGATGTCGAGGCGCTTTCCGCCGCCGGAGTGCCGGTGTACGCCGACCGCGGGCCGCTCGGCGGCTACCGGCTGCTCGACGGCTACCGCACCCGCCTGAACGGGCTGACCGCGGAGGAGGCGTCCTCGCTGTTCCTGGCGGGCCTGCCGGGGCCCGCCGCCGAGCTGGGGCTGGGCGAGTTCGCGGCGGCGGCGGAACTGAAGCTGCTGGCCGCGCTGCCGCCCGGGCCGCGGTCGCACGCGGCCCGGATGCGCGAGAGGTTCCACCTCGACGTGCCGGGGTGGTACCGCAGCACCGACGAGGCGCCGTTCCTCACGGAGGTCGCGCAGGCGGTGTGGGAGGAGCGGACGCTCCGTACGCGGTACCGCCGCTGGGGGCCGGCCGAGGTCGAACGCCTGCTGCATCCGTACGGCCTGGTGCTGAAGGGCGGCTCGTGGTATCTGGCCGCGGCCTGTTCCGGCACGGTGCGGACCTACCGGGTGAGCCGGATGATCGAGGCCGAGGTCCTCGGCGAGCGTTTCGAGCGGCCGCCGGACTTCGACCTCGCGCAGTTCTGGCGCGGCTTCGCCGAGGAGTTCGCCGCGCGCATGTACACCGCCGAGGCGGTCGTACGGCTCGCTCCGGGCGGGGAGGACCTGTTCCGTTACACCCTCGGCGGTGACGTCGCCGACAAGGCGCTGGCGAACGGGCACTCCGAGCCGGGCGGCTGGACGCGGCTGACGGTGCCGATCGAGTCGCCCACGCACGCGCGGTGGCTGCTGCTGCGCCTGGGCACCCTGGTCGAGGTGCTGGAACCGCCCGGGCTGCGCGCGCTGATGGCCGAGGCCGTCGCCGACCTGTCCCGCCTGTACGGCACGGAGCAGGAGCCCGGCACGGCCGGATGA
- a CDS encoding LamG-like jellyroll fold domain-containing protein → MYDKTLLKVYKDREYISTTMVRHNGTVVGFALGADRRVYYSVLSLDQADRARGALDAAYWNADPAVLVFPTEIVDVGAETPQVAVMPIVKKLGSAEVSPSEKLLPGEEDPFLSTTARLTSEFPIQVVSDGRYLLVFRQSVAAGAAGSVYETTTGRLTGDATGGKAAKADAALLCDRFVLVGAELKPVVDVRYQRSRSRILPASGGDTLGTRDMEGRLFYEPTMKLSFAGRLTGGLFTALTLPTAVTGHARWQIFTADASGTVHGHNLEQTPDGLFNPAGTQLWTSPDPKYAASVLERSPGIDSHTRKLLVPVKPPQDRAGTALRFDGTGAAVIAGVDVTAAPAGPYTLEAWIKPAAATGTGLIIGRTQRTSMDSPVHVSLQADGKLRFGHGTQTLTSTTVAPMGVWAHVAAVFDGAALRLYLNGAAAGTLTTSEKVDVSARIVVGGRGPGQTSADVFTGQIDEVRIWTIARTDFATRGQRLSGGESGLYAYFPLDEGAGVEVRDRSANKFSGRFDPGPVWADSDAPVYDGPGITRQSFTVTGRKAVAGLTATLYYQQQSSVTGYGQAPVPERRQARVLLAFATSGPPPKSEPADRSYVATLDFAVSKDGRLARLPGVVDLAWIGTPDPTKDTERLRQAEDAVTAARGKLYTDQQLTDWMPSTVARLKQLEAELHNGGIISMYNLNRNIVGPARNAERQREAEIMAEAAPLAQKYLQQLEASGRLGADKAALDTALNTLATLTGAQAGAAEAVLPMPTLHTDRAGLTTLGALLSFAWTANAPALLDSSTGEVVLYFRGGAGQYFAAYYAATIAPAVKQFTVADGTLRLSTRDMALRSADFAVKVTATGTGLCTVEVSRGTTKETFPSVPDRADQLASVLNGTARGAELGTVLSIQDKVVTLIEPLATALTAGSAVTVGADSRTAEAAPAGSAQITLTSGGLTAGTGAKVRTPAYDYTKATCSAPGVSVASGSLIVSAYAQSATGPVPAGTAADVSQPLGPRWHGDAPGRAFSFDRDAKNRLHLANTANIAALAASGDLTLEAWIRPTVVNNGDLILATDAGPTRYALSLTQLMKGDGSFAYQIDATVNEQSVRSVDQFPPGEWAHLAVAFTQDWAMRMDGAGYLDAGGPGGLDIVENLTIEAFVQIESSGRHGLVGKGVLGDGGQTAVPYCLYVDNDNRLAFAFEAGSGTAGPVVHKSTTALTTGRFHKVAVVRRNPTGIETGVEIRFYVDGADAGGQRYKGAKPVGNDAPAELGRMVEGKTVSGLKGILSEVRIWNVARDADQIGVPISPKAQGLVAWWRFPESKGSTTQDMCGSYPATLRAVTRVRTPDPAGNRFTLYRNGSPVATAPMTQPAVGRSAAPRSVVGEGFTGDLDEIRVWRTVRTQEQILDNMFGRVKGDRQHLLAYYPLEADDTVAGALVKDAGLSGQHLTQSAPGPKIVLSTAPISTDAARIRSALTGIKTPFHGTIATTPAATEYGDVQRLPDDSIIGVLKRAYGYLQDDKSWALSTGFKVGELATTWVGQVQFDPQLIGYIEGAPPVPSENMIDEKKDYAGASSISFVQADNVVNTMSSQRDVSVDTAMKISFDQAFGDEVWAVAAPMGAGTAKPISAVKHEWGFYLSLDFSNSWSNTTEVSQGANTTRASKVTLAGGWEDADGTKHVNPTVGRRWVPANTGFAVVQSETADMYALRLTHTGAVVAYRMLPSPDIPRDWNLIPFPINPRYTKQGTLDGIVGFHEYGQVPGLRPFPDPHFPNAADGVSGEYSYYRPAEAYRIKKRIQREQQQLQGFYDSVSIETHTWDPTHGQAAKVLNGMTGGTGATTEAGSGGDPEAKRAATRSASRRNIVNTYVWTAAGGFFAETTATTDQVTETTSGAFSFKSSFGGNYAISFDFMDFGHKFGVEASVSAGYSVTRKKSKQATRTFSLDVSCGPGAELQKFVSDKPQFDAEGKPILVPGRVDAYRFMTLYLDTTTDNFEDFYGKVIDPEWLDRGTDPNALALKRAQQTETKPPCWRIMHRVTFVSRVLDTGVSTPSLAQAMGSLGIASDYALITKLQPHLTGATMDFAALNKAARAALVGNFARLAPYADTIVGRLAAYYNLQPDDAPLTSALPAAAAAPDGKLTLGATSVPKGTSLTFTYSTLPATVSAKNWIGLYPATMAPKDGASIDWRYTPGADGTLVMPTDKLPGQGAYAAYYLHNDGYTVLAGPIRFTVT, encoded by the coding sequence GTGTACGATAAGACCCTGCTCAAGGTCTACAAGGACCGCGAGTACATCTCCACTACAATGGTCCGGCACAACGGCACCGTGGTCGGCTTCGCCCTCGGCGCCGACCGGCGTGTCTACTACAGCGTGCTCAGCCTGGACCAGGCCGACCGGGCGCGCGGCGCACTCGACGCGGCCTACTGGAACGCCGACCCGGCCGTGCTGGTGTTCCCCACCGAGATCGTCGACGTGGGCGCCGAGACGCCTCAGGTGGCGGTCATGCCGATCGTCAAGAAGCTGGGCTCGGCAGAGGTGTCGCCCTCGGAGAAGCTGCTGCCCGGCGAGGAGGACCCGTTCCTGTCCACGACCGCCCGGCTGACCTCCGAGTTCCCCATCCAGGTGGTTTCCGACGGCCGCTACCTGCTGGTGTTCCGCCAGTCGGTGGCGGCGGGCGCGGCCGGCTCGGTCTACGAGACGACCACCGGGCGGCTGACTGGCGACGCCACCGGAGGCAAGGCGGCCAAGGCCGACGCCGCGCTGCTGTGCGACCGCTTCGTCCTGGTGGGCGCCGAGCTGAAGCCGGTGGTGGACGTGCGCTACCAGCGCAGCCGCAGCCGGATCCTGCCCGCCTCCGGCGGCGACACGCTGGGCACCCGGGACATGGAGGGCCGGCTGTTCTACGAGCCGACCATGAAACTGTCGTTCGCCGGACGGCTCACCGGCGGCCTGTTCACCGCGCTGACGCTGCCTACGGCCGTCACCGGGCACGCCCGCTGGCAGATCTTCACCGCCGACGCGTCCGGCACCGTGCACGGCCACAACCTGGAGCAGACCCCCGACGGGCTGTTCAACCCCGCCGGAACCCAACTGTGGACCAGCCCCGACCCCAAGTACGCCGCCTCGGTGCTGGAACGGTCCCCTGGGATCGACTCGCACACCCGCAAGCTGCTGGTTCCGGTCAAGCCGCCGCAAGACCGGGCCGGAACGGCGCTGCGCTTCGACGGCACGGGCGCCGCGGTGATCGCGGGCGTGGACGTCACGGCCGCGCCGGCGGGGCCGTACACGCTGGAGGCCTGGATCAAGCCCGCCGCCGCCACCGGGACCGGGCTGATCATCGGGCGCACCCAGCGCACCAGCATGGACAGCCCTGTGCACGTGAGCCTCCAGGCCGACGGCAAACTGCGGTTCGGCCACGGCACGCAGACCCTGACCTCGACGACGGTGGCGCCGATGGGTGTCTGGGCGCACGTGGCGGCCGTCTTCGACGGAGCGGCGCTGCGGCTGTATCTGAACGGCGCGGCGGCGGGCACGCTCACCACGTCCGAGAAGGTCGACGTCAGCGCCCGGATCGTGGTCGGTGGGCGCGGCCCTGGTCAGACCTCCGCCGACGTGTTCACCGGCCAGATCGACGAGGTGCGGATCTGGACGATCGCGCGCACCGACTTCGCCACCCGGGGCCAGCGCCTGTCGGGCGGCGAGAGCGGCCTGTACGCCTACTTCCCCCTCGACGAGGGCGCTGGCGTGGAAGTCCGCGACCGGAGCGCCAACAAGTTCTCCGGCCGCTTCGACCCCGGCCCCGTGTGGGCCGACTCCGACGCCCCCGTCTACGACGGCCCCGGCATCACCCGCCAGTCGTTCACAGTCACCGGCCGAAAGGCCGTCGCCGGCCTGACCGCGACGCTGTACTACCAGCAGCAGTCCTCGGTGACGGGCTACGGCCAAGCGCCGGTGCCCGAGCGCAGGCAGGCGCGCGTGCTGCTGGCCTTCGCCACCTCCGGGCCGCCGCCCAAGAGCGAACCGGCCGACCGCTCCTACGTCGCCACCCTGGACTTCGCCGTCTCCAAGGACGGCCGGCTGGCCAGGCTGCCCGGCGTCGTCGACCTGGCCTGGATTGGCACACCCGACCCGACCAAGGACACCGAGCGACTCCGTCAGGCGGAGGACGCGGTGACCGCAGCGCGCGGCAAGCTCTATACCGACCAGCAGCTCACCGACTGGATGCCGAGCACCGTGGCCCGGCTGAAGCAGCTCGAGGCGGAGTTGCACAACGGCGGCATCATCAGCATGTACAACCTCAACCGGAACATCGTCGGCCCGGCCAGGAACGCGGAGCGGCAGCGGGAGGCCGAGATCATGGCCGAGGCGGCGCCGCTAGCGCAGAAGTACCTGCAGCAGCTGGAGGCCTCCGGCCGGCTCGGCGCCGACAAGGCGGCCCTGGACACCGCGCTCAACACCCTGGCCACGCTGACCGGCGCGCAGGCGGGCGCGGCCGAGGCGGTGCTGCCGATGCCCACGCTGCACACCGACCGTGCCGGGCTCACCACACTCGGCGCGCTGCTGTCCTTCGCCTGGACGGCCAACGCCCCCGCGCTGCTGGACAGCTCGACCGGCGAGGTGGTGCTGTACTTCCGCGGCGGCGCCGGCCAGTATTTCGCCGCCTACTACGCCGCCACGATCGCCCCTGCCGTCAAGCAGTTCACCGTCGCCGACGGCACGTTGCGGCTGTCAACCCGCGACATGGCCCTGCGCTCGGCCGACTTCGCGGTCAAGGTGACCGCCACCGGGACGGGCCTGTGCACGGTCGAGGTCAGCCGCGGCACGACCAAGGAGACGTTCCCCTCGGTGCCCGACCGGGCCGACCAGCTGGCCTCGGTGCTGAACGGCACCGCCAGAGGAGCCGAGCTGGGCACGGTGCTGTCGATCCAGGACAAGGTGGTGACGCTGATAGAGCCGCTGGCGACCGCGCTGACCGCCGGCTCGGCCGTGACGGTCGGCGCCGACAGCCGTACGGCCGAGGCGGCCCCGGCCGGTTCGGCGCAGATCACGCTGACCAGCGGCGGCCTGACCGCTGGTACGGGCGCCAAGGTGCGCACCCCCGCCTACGACTACACCAAGGCCACCTGCAGCGCCCCCGGCGTGTCGGTGGCCTCCGGTTCCCTGATCGTCAGCGCGTACGCCCAGAGCGCCACCGGGCCGGTCCCCGCCGGGACCGCCGCCGACGTCAGCCAGCCGCTCGGCCCGCGCTGGCACGGCGACGCCCCCGGCCGGGCGTTCTCCTTCGACCGCGACGCCAAGAACCGTCTGCACCTGGCGAACACCGCCAACATCGCGGCCCTGGCCGCCTCCGGCGACCTGACGCTGGAGGCGTGGATCAGGCCGACCGTGGTCAACAACGGAGACCTGATCCTGGCCACCGACGCCGGCCCCACCCGGTACGCGCTGAGCCTGACGCAGCTCATGAAGGGCGACGGCTCCTTCGCCTACCAGATCGACGCGACCGTCAACGAGCAGAGCGTGCGCAGCGTCGACCAGTTCCCGCCGGGGGAATGGGCCCACCTGGCCGTCGCGTTCACCCAGGACTGGGCGATGCGGATGGACGGCGCCGGCTACCTGGACGCCGGCGGCCCCGGCGGCCTGGACATCGTGGAGAACCTGACCATCGAGGCGTTCGTGCAGATCGAGTCCAGCGGCCGGCACGGGCTCGTCGGCAAGGGCGTGCTCGGCGACGGCGGTCAGACGGCCGTGCCCTACTGCCTGTACGTCGACAACGACAACCGCCTCGCCTTCGCCTTCGAGGCCGGATCCGGTACGGCCGGGCCCGTCGTGCACAAATCCACCACGGCCCTGACGACCGGCAGGTTCCACAAGGTCGCCGTCGTGCGCAGGAACCCGACGGGCATCGAGACGGGGGTGGAGATCCGCTTCTACGTCGACGGCGCCGACGCCGGGGGGCAGCGCTACAAGGGCGCCAAGCCCGTGGGCAACGACGCGCCCGCCGAGCTGGGCCGCATGGTCGAGGGCAAGACCGTGTCCGGCCTCAAGGGCATCCTGTCGGAGGTACGGATCTGGAACGTGGCCAGGGACGCCGACCAGATCGGCGTGCCCATCAGCCCCAAGGCGCAGGGGCTGGTCGCCTGGTGGAGGTTCCCGGAGTCCAAGGGCTCCACCACGCAGGACATGTGCGGCTCCTATCCCGCCACGCTGCGCGCCGTGACGCGGGTGCGCACCCCCGACCCGGCGGGCAACAGGTTCACCCTGTACCGCAACGGCAGTCCTGTGGCGACGGCGCCGATGACGCAGCCGGCCGTCGGCCGGTCCGCCGCGCCACGCTCGGTGGTGGGCGAGGGGTTCACCGGCGACCTGGACGAGATCCGGGTCTGGCGGACCGTCCGTACGCAGGAGCAGATCCTGGACAACATGTTCGGCCGCGTCAAGGGCGACCGGCAGCACCTGCTCGCCTACTACCCGTTAGAGGCCGACGACACGGTGGCCGGGGCGCTGGTCAAGGACGCCGGGCTGAGTGGCCAGCACCTGACTCAGTCGGCGCCCGGTCCGAAGATCGTGCTGTCCACGGCGCCGATCTCCACCGACGCCGCCCGGATCCGCTCGGCGCTGACCGGCATCAAGACCCCCTTCCACGGCACGATCGCGACCACCCCGGCCGCCACCGAGTACGGCGACGTGCAGCGGCTCCCGGACGACTCGATCATCGGAGTGCTCAAGCGGGCCTACGGCTACCTCCAGGACGACAAGTCGTGGGCGCTGAGCACCGGCTTCAAGGTCGGCGAACTGGCCACCACCTGGGTCGGCCAGGTGCAGTTCGACCCCCAGCTCATCGGCTACATCGAGGGCGCGCCGCCGGTCCCGTCGGAGAACATGATCGACGAGAAGAAGGACTACGCGGGCGCCTCGTCGATCTCCTTCGTGCAGGCCGACAACGTCGTCAACACCATGTCGTCGCAGCGGGACGTCAGCGTCGACACCGCGATGAAGATCTCCTTCGACCAGGCGTTCGGCGACGAGGTCTGGGCCGTCGCCGCGCCGATGGGCGCCGGCACCGCCAAGCCGATAAGCGCGGTCAAGCACGAGTGGGGCTTCTACCTGTCCCTCGACTTCTCCAACAGCTGGAGCAACACCACGGAGGTGTCCCAGGGCGCCAACACCACCCGCGCCAGCAAGGTCACCCTCGCCGGCGGCTGGGAGGACGCCGACGGCACCAAGCACGTCAACCCCACCGTCGGACGCCGCTGGGTGCCCGCCAACACCGGCTTCGCCGTCGTGCAGTCCGAGACCGCCGACATGTACGCATTGCGCTTGACGCACACCGGCGCCGTCGTCGCCTACCGGATGCTGCCCAGCCCCGACATCCCCCGCGACTGGAACCTGATCCCGTTCCCGATCAACCCCCGCTATACCAAGCAGGGCACCCTGGACGGGATCGTCGGCTTCCACGAGTACGGCCAGGTCCCCGGCCTGCGTCCGTTCCCCGACCCGCACTTCCCCAACGCCGCCGACGGGGTGAGCGGCGAGTACAGCTACTACCGCCCCGCCGAGGCATACCGGATCAAGAAGCGCATCCAGCGCGAGCAGCAGCAGTTACAGGGCTTCTACGACTCGGTGTCCATCGAAACCCACACCTGGGACCCCACCCACGGCCAGGCGGCCAAGGTGCTGAACGGGATGACGGGCGGCACCGGCGCCACCACCGAGGCCGGTTCCGGCGGCGACCCCGAGGCCAAACGCGCGGCCACTAGGTCGGCCTCGCGCCGCAACATCGTCAACACGTACGTGTGGACCGCCGCCGGCGGCTTCTTCGCCGAGACGACGGCCACGACCGACCAGGTCACCGAGACCACCTCGGGGGCGTTCTCCTTCAAGTCCTCCTTCGGCGGCAACTACGCCATCAGCTTCGACTTCATGGACTTCGGCCACAAGTTCGGCGTGGAGGCGTCCGTAAGCGCCGGGTACAGCGTCACCCGCAAGAAGTCCAAACAGGCCACCCGTACGTTCAGCCTCGATGTGAGCTGCGGGCCCGGCGCCGAGCTGCAGAAGTTCGTCAGTGACAAGCCGCAGTTCGATGCCGAGGGCAAGCCGATCCTGGTGCCCGGCCGGGTCGACGCCTACCGGTTCATGACGCTCTACCTGGACACCACCACCGACAACTTCGAGGACTTCTACGGCAAGGTGATCGACCCCGAGTGGCTGGACCGGGGCACCGACCCGAACGCGCTGGCGCTCAAGCGGGCCCAGCAGACCGAGACCAAGCCGCCGTGCTGGCGGATCATGCACCGGGTCACGTTCGTCAGCCGGGTGCTGGACACCGGTGTGAGCACACCGTCGCTGGCCCAGGCGATGGGCTCGCTCGGCATCGCCAGCGACTACGCGCTCATCACCAAGCTCCAGCCGCACCTGACCGGCGCGACGATGGACTTCGCCGCGCTCAACAAGGCGGCCAGGGCCGCGCTGGTGGGCAACTTCGCCCGGCTGGCCCCGTACGCCGACACGATCGTGGGCCGCCTGGCGGCCTACTACAACCTGCAACCGGACGACGCCCCGCTCACCTCCGCGCTGCCCGCCGCGGCGGCGGCTCCCGACGGCAAGCTCACCCTGGGCGCGACGTCGGTCCCCAAGGGCACGAGCCTGACCTTCACCTACTCCACGCTGCCCGCCACGGTCAGCGCGAAGAACTGGATCGGCCTCTACCCGGCCACCATGGCCCCCAAGGACGGCGCGTCCATCGACTGGCGCTACACCCCCGGCGCGGACGGCACGCTCGTGATGCCGACCGACAAACTCCCCGGCCAGGGCGCGTACGCGGCGTACTACCTCCACAACGACGGCTACACGGTTCTGGCGGGACCCATCCGCTTCACTGTGACCTGA
- a CDS encoding nitrilase-related carbon-nitrogen hydrolase: protein MNSPIRRLAVALAATALSATLLHLGTGLTPVPWLTWLAPLPVLVLAHHAGARTAFLAASAAWLGGETAMWGYLLESVRIPPPMVASMLVGSALLFGLVVLSSRALMLRGRPLAAAAVVPAAWVTVEYAVSVLSPNGAWWSMAYTQADVLPVLQTVSVTGPWGVTFLVLGVPAAVAAFFAPRAGGRLRVAVAAVITLTLAVGYGAWRLRPPYGEGPGSEKVALLAADRNGSVPVASAEGRALLGRYAARIPGLAARGARVVVMPEKVFVADDATLPVLAAPLARLAADHHVDIIAGLVLKRPGGLRNAAVDFPADGSRPVEYFKHHLIPGLESEFQPGNLKAFVPGSGRRWGIVICFDLDLPGLVRDYRRSGATAIFVPAWDFDRDRWLHGRMAVTRGVENGLAVARAARDGDLVVSDANGRIRAEAHSADAPFVSALTTLPTRSAETPYTRFGDWFAWACALLLLLALTSLIRVRAAAGAESFLDRAPAADEPAGRWTGPRRSVAPDAAEAFDD, encoded by the coding sequence ATGAATTCACCGATTCGGCGTCTGGCCGTGGCACTCGCCGCCACGGCGCTGTCGGCGACGCTGTTGCATCTCGGCACCGGGCTCACACCGGTGCCCTGGCTCACCTGGCTCGCACCGCTGCCGGTGCTCGTCCTCGCCCACCACGCCGGCGCTCGCACCGCGTTCCTCGCGGCGTCGGCCGCGTGGCTCGGCGGCGAGACGGCGATGTGGGGTTACCTCCTCGAGTCGGTGCGGATCCCGCCGCCGATGGTCGCGTCGATGCTCGTCGGGTCGGCGCTGCTGTTCGGGCTGGTCGTCCTGTCGTCCCGGGCACTGATGCTGAGGGGACGTCCGCTGGCGGCCGCCGCCGTCGTGCCGGCGGCCTGGGTCACCGTCGAGTACGCGGTCTCGGTGCTGTCGCCGAACGGGGCATGGTGGAGCATGGCCTACACCCAGGCCGACGTCCTTCCGGTGCTGCAGACCGTCTCGGTCACCGGACCGTGGGGGGTGACGTTCCTGGTCCTCGGGGTTCCCGCGGCCGTCGCCGCGTTCTTCGCACCGCGGGCGGGCGGGCGGCTGCGGGTGGCGGTCGCCGCCGTGATCACCCTGACCCTGGCGGTGGGGTACGGCGCCTGGCGGCTGCGCCCGCCGTACGGGGAAGGCCCGGGCTCGGAGAAGGTGGCGCTGCTCGCCGCCGACCGGAACGGCTCGGTCCCGGTCGCCTCGGCGGAGGGACGTGCCCTTCTCGGGCGGTACGCAGCGCGGATCCCGGGCCTCGCGGCACGCGGCGCGCGGGTCGTGGTCATGCCGGAGAAGGTCTTCGTCGCCGACGACGCGACGCTGCCCGTCCTGGCGGCGCCGCTGGCGCGGCTCGCCGCCGACCACCACGTCGACATCATCGCCGGGCTGGTCCTCAAGCGGCCCGGCGGGCTCCGCAACGCCGCCGTCGACTTCCCCGCCGACGGAAGCCGGCCGGTCGAGTACTTCAAGCACCACCTCATCCCGGGGCTGGAAAGCGAGTTCCAGCCCGGCAACCTGAAGGCCTTCGTGCCCGGTTCGGGCCGCCGCTGGGGGATCGTGATCTGTTTCGACCTCGATCTGCCCGGCCTGGTGCGCGACTACCGCAGGAGCGGCGCCACGGCGATCTTCGTGCCCGCCTGGGACTTCGACCGGGACCGCTGGCTGCACGGCAGGATGGCGGTCACCCGGGGCGTCGAGAACGGGCTCGCCGTGGCGCGTGCGGCGCGGGACGGCGACCTGGTCGTGAGCGACGCCAACGGCCGGATCCGGGCCGAGGCGCACAGCGCGGACGCGCCGTTCGTGTCCGCCCTCACCACGCTGCCCACCCGCTCGGCCGAAACGCCCTACACGAGGTTCGGCGACTGGTTCGCCTGGGCCTGCGCTCTCCTGCTGCTGCTCGCACTCACGTCCCTGATCCGCGTGCGGGCCGCGGCGGGGGCTGAAAGTTTCCTCGACCGGGCCCCTGCGGCGGACGAACCCGCAGGCCGGTGGACGGGCCCCCGCCGGTCCGTTGCCCCGGACGCGGCAGAGGCTTTCGATGATTGA